The genomic region TGCTTTCCTTTCCTGTAGCTGTCCCATGACGATAGCAAGCCTCTACCTGTTTCCTGCGGTTGTCTCGCTGCTCTACTGTAAGCCGTCACCATGACCCTGACAAAAGGCTCCTTCACCTACTCCAGCGGGGAGGAATATCGTGGCGAGTGGAAGGAGGGTGAGAAGGGCATTGAAGGTCTCCAGAGACGAGAACTCCTTTCTGGATGAAGGGAAACTATATTAACAGTATTTGAATCAACTTTGCTGGGTCATCTGTTCTCCCTAGCATCTTTCCCTTTCATTATATCTGTATGAGTAGAAACATCGATGTTAGTCTCCCCTCATCAACCCACACCCTACCCTTTTTGCAAAATCTGGATTGGCTCAATATCTTTCAATGATGTTacttaggtattttttttaaatgttaatgaaTAAGTTCCCTTTGTATCGATAGGAGTAAAACAAAACTAAgtattttaaaagcacaaaaattAAGGATATCATCGATTCAACCTTAACTGTTCTGGTAGCATACAACTAGAAGAATAGATTCTATGTTTACCCCGATTTGGCCTCAATCCTTCGGTGACAGACTGGGACAGATTTCATGTTACTACAACTGAAACATTTTGTTTTGGAAGCTTGACTGAGTATGGGACCTACAGGAGAGATGTCACCTTCCTTGCCTCACCTCATTCCaagtctttttccttctctcccaagtTCCGTCTGCCCGTCTTTATGCCCTCCAAGAACTCACATGTAACTTCTGGGTAGCCCCAAGAGGTTACATATTCTTTGTCCCTACAATAAACTCCATTCTCTGTTGTCTCAAGAGCATTGTTCACCCGgcatctttctttgtttcctggcCAATTCAGTGGGCAAATAGAGTACgcttaaagatataaaatttagcCATTGCCCTAAGAGTCGATCTTTTTTGTCCTGCACCTTTTGCACTGCTGATGGGCAGTGTGTTTATCGAGAtgttctttctagatttttcttgtCACTATCACATGTGAAGAGAATCCAAAGCAGTTGGTTGTAAATTAAGGAGGGGAAGTCCCAAGAAGTCCCATTGCCTTCACAATGGCAGCGTTGGTGCTTTGCTTTCCTAGCTCTTTCAGCACCAGAACGCTAAACATACTGACGTCACtaacttctctttttattttttaggataaCTCTTTCCTCTTTGAGTCGGTGGTCTGTAAGGAAAGGGATGATAGGTGCTTGAGAAGGTACCCAGGAGCTGCCCCATTCCAGCCTGACACCTGTCCTTTTCTTTGCTTAGGCCGCAGGCATGGCATTGGTCAACTGATGTTTGCAGATGGTGGCACCTACCTGGGTCATTTTGAGAATGGGCTCTTTAATGGCTTCGGGGTACTGACTTTCTCAGATGGCTCAAGGTGGGTACGTGGTCCTCTCCCCTCTCAGCCTTAGACTGGGGAGGCTCCAGTCTACAAACGGGATAATGATAAACAATTTGCTAACTCCGAGCCAGTCCCATTCCCTGCAGATCCTGCCAGCAAAGAGTGTGTGCAGCTCTCTTGACTGATCTTAAACATTTTAAGATCGTGAAGCTTCTCTGAAGTGGCCAGGAGGGAAGTTACCTTTTGACTCttattctccatcactttccatCCCGCATTTTCCTCTTatgttcccttctttcccttcctgggTTATGTCACAGTCACTAACTCCGCTTGAATATGGTTAGAGCTTAGAAACAGGTGAAATCATGTTCCACATGTTCACTCAACCCCAGCGTGGAGTCTCTCCGCAAATGGCTAATCCTGGTGTCTCTCTCTGCAGATACGAGGGGGAGTTTGCCCAAGGAAAGTTCAACGGCGTTGGAGTTTTCATTCGCCATGACAACATGACCTTTGAGGGAGAATTCAAGAGTGGCAGAGTTGATGGTTTTGGTAAGTAACAGCCTCAGGTGGGGTGTTCTTTCAGTTCACCTATCCGGGCTGGGCCTTCTTCTTGGGTCCAAACAGTTGGATTGTTGAGCATGAAAGGTGGGAGACTGTCTGTTGAGTGCAGCCTCTCCCCTTTTACTAATGCCCAAGAGTGCCATCTTTCCCCTCCACAGTCCTCATCAGAGTGACAGTAGCAATCTCTTATAAGCctgtaaagcatttttcaacTTCTctgagttggatttgaactgacacCTTTGAATAGCTTCCTGTAACGATGTCTCTAATTGTTTCTCCTCTTTTATCTCAACCTCAGGCCTGCTTACTTTTCCTGACGGTTCTCATGGAGTTCCTCGAAATGAAGGTCTGTTTGAGAATAACAAGTTACTACGGAGAGAAAAGTGTCCTGCAGTGATCCAGCGGGCACAGAGGGCTTCTGAATCAGCCCGGAACCTCCCAGCTTGACAGGGGACCATGGTTCTGCAGGAGGAGCGATCGAGCAGACCGGCCACCTCTGTTCATTCACTGCAGGTGAAGGAATGAATCAGACCCAAGATTCTTTGAGTTATAAACACCAAACAGTTGCCTTCTGACACATCCCTTTGCCTGCCAATCAAGAGTTAGATTGAGGATTGGGGCCATTCAGGCCCTCCAACAACTCTGACTTGCCGAACAGGGTGCAGctgatttcatttttgccttggcCCTGCCCCTTGTCTGCTGCTGCTCAGACGAGCTGCCTTTTTCCACATCCTGGGACTCGTGATCCCTAAATCCCTGCACCGCCCCCAGCCTTGCTGCCTTCTACTCTATCCTGGGTCCATGGTCACCTGCAGTGTACTTAGTGCCCCACCTCCATTTGGGGGAGGTGATGCAATAGCCACCCCTAGGCAGCGGCCCACACCTTGGGCCTcctggggaagggaagatgaTGGACTGTTGGGGGGCCAGGGAGAGAAGGTGTGCAACAGGCCTTTGAAAGCCTAGGTAGGAGATTTTTCTTAGGTTcccttcttattttattattgtttggaATTATGGCTCCAGGACTATCTTGTGAACTGGCCAGGCTGATCTTgaactcctctttctctgtctttgggtGCTGTGATGAGTCTTCATGCGTCCTTGACTTGACAGTATAACTATGTTACACGAAAGGACTCCATTTTTGCATCTCATCTTTATGTACTTTCATTGCTGTTCTTATATGGGTAAGAAAGTGATACCAAACTATAATCTTAAACTCACATGTAGAGCAGAGGACAGGGACCTCCAGGCCCACTAACAATGTGTGAAGGCCAGGATTGACCTATTCGTTCTTAAGACTGGAAAGGAACTGGCTAGGGTGGACTCCTCCTTGTGGACCACCTATCCAGACCACTACCAGCCCCCTGGAATTTAGACAAAGGTGGATGTGGATCCATCAGGAATACGTTGAGCTAAAAACTATTTGGTGGACTAAATCCAGGTCACCATAACTCTCTCACCATCAGCCTCGGACATTAGGCCTGGAGATGAAAACTCTACTCATCAGCATCATGCAATGCTCATTCTGAGACTTTGAACACACCATATTCTCCATTATTCTCACATCGAATGTTTTATTTGCAGCAGATTTTGGTGgaaatactagctgtgtgcctctaTCATCTCCGGATTTTACTGTTGAAATAAAAGTGTTTCTAAGGAATCAGCATATCTCTCAAACTGCTGATATTTAGTTCCCTTGCTTTTGATCCTTACTTATTCTTTGTAGCTGTGACTAGATCAGTATGGCCCCATTGGCTGTTTCCAAGGGCCAGTAATAAATTGAGATCCAAGATGTCCCTCGGTAAGCCTCTTGGCCTAGTTCCCTCCAACTTATTTTGGGCTTTCCATTGATCTGCTCACCTGGCCTTGAAAGTATTTATGGCTTTCTCCTCCATGC from Trichosurus vulpecula isolate mTriVul1 chromosome 8, mTriVul1.pri, whole genome shotgun sequence harbors:
- the MORN4 gene encoding MORN repeat-containing protein 4, which gives rise to MTLTKGSFTYSSGEEYRGEWKEGRRHGIGQLMFADGGTYLGHFENGLFNGFGVLTFSDGSRYEGEFAQGKFNGVGVFIRHDNMTFEGEFKSGRVDGFGLLTFPDGSHGVPRNEGLFENNKLLRREKCPAVIQRAQRASESARNLPA